The Chroicocephalus ridibundus chromosome 2, bChrRid1.1, whole genome shotgun sequence genome includes a region encoding these proteins:
- the RPRD1A gene encoding regulation of nuclear pre-mRNA domain-containing protein 1A isoform X3: MSAFSEAALERKLSELSNSQQSVQTLSLWLIHHRKHSALIVNVWERELRKAKPNRKLTFLYLANDVIQNSKRKGPEFTKDFAPVIVEAFKHVSSETDESCKKHLGRVLSIWEERSVYENDVLEQLRQALYGDRKVRKRTYEQIKVDENNCSPRSSPTDPPQTTDLIRALQELENAASGDAAVHQRIASLPIEVQDVSLLDRITDKESGEQLSKMVDDACMLLADYNGRLAAEIDDRKQLTRMLSDFLRCQKEFLAEKEHKLEVVDMDLSSNDVTIH, from the exons ATGTCGGCGTTCTCGGAGGCGGCGCTGGAGCGGAAGCTGTCGGAGCTGAGCAACTCGCAGCAGAGCGTGCAGACCCTGAGCCTGTGGCTCATCCACCACCGCAAGCACTCGGCGCTCATCGTCAACGTGTGGGAGCGGGAGCTGCGAAAAG CAAAACCAAATAGGAAGCTGACATTCCTGTACTTGGCCAATGATGTcatacagaacagcaaaaggaaaggacCAGAATTTACGAAAGACTTTGCTCCAGTAATAGTGGAGGCTTTTAAGCATGTTTCAAG tGAAACGGATGAGAGTTGTAAGAAACACCTTGGCCGAGTGCTCTCTATCTGGGAAGAAAGGTCTGTTTATGAAAATGATGTATTAGAACAACTTAGGCAAGCTTTGT atGGAGACAGAAAGGTGAGGAAACGCACATATGAACAGATAAAAGTTGATGAAAATAACTGTTCGCCTCGAAGTTCTCCCACTGACCCTCCACAG ACCACAGATCTCATTAGAGCATTACAAGAACTAGAAAACGCTGCCTCTGGGGATGCAGCAGTTCATCAGAGAATAGCTTCTTTGCCTATAGAGGTCCAAGATGTGTCCCTGTTAGACAGAATAACAG ATAAGGAATCTGGAGAGCAACTTTCCAAAATGGTAGATGATGCATGTATGTTGCTGGCGGATTACAATGGCAGGTTGGCAGCTGAGATAGATGATAGAAAACAGCTAACTCGAATGTTGTCGGACTTTCTCCGATGTCAAAAAGAATTCCTTGCAGAGAAAGAACATAAGCTGGAA GTGGTGGACATGGACCTATCTTCTAATGATGTCACCATCCATTAG
- the RPRD1A gene encoding regulation of nuclear pre-mRNA domain-containing protein 1A isoform X2 has protein sequence MSAFSEAALERKLSELSNSQQSVQTLSLWLIHHRKHSALIVNVWERELRKAKPNRKLTFLYLANDVIQNSKRKGPEFTKDFAPVIVEAFKHVSSETDESCKKHLGRVLSIWEERSVYENDVLEQLRQALYGDRKVRKRTYEQIKVDENNCSPRSSPTDPPQTTDLIRALQELENAASGDAAVHQRIASLPIEVQDVSLLDRITDKESGEQLSKMVDDACMLLADYNGRLAAEIDDRKQLTRMLSDFLRCQKEFLAEKEHKLELLLQVVDMDLSSNDVTIH, from the exons ATGTCGGCGTTCTCGGAGGCGGCGCTGGAGCGGAAGCTGTCGGAGCTGAGCAACTCGCAGCAGAGCGTGCAGACCCTGAGCCTGTGGCTCATCCACCACCGCAAGCACTCGGCGCTCATCGTCAACGTGTGGGAGCGGGAGCTGCGAAAAG CAAAACCAAATAGGAAGCTGACATTCCTGTACTTGGCCAATGATGTcatacagaacagcaaaaggaaaggacCAGAATTTACGAAAGACTTTGCTCCAGTAATAGTGGAGGCTTTTAAGCATGTTTCAAG tGAAACGGATGAGAGTTGTAAGAAACACCTTGGCCGAGTGCTCTCTATCTGGGAAGAAAGGTCTGTTTATGAAAATGATGTATTAGAACAACTTAGGCAAGCTTTGT atGGAGACAGAAAGGTGAGGAAACGCACATATGAACAGATAAAAGTTGATGAAAATAACTGTTCGCCTCGAAGTTCTCCCACTGACCCTCCACAG ACCACAGATCTCATTAGAGCATTACAAGAACTAGAAAACGCTGCCTCTGGGGATGCAGCAGTTCATCAGAGAATAGCTTCTTTGCCTATAGAGGTCCAAGATGTGTCCCTGTTAGACAGAATAACAG ATAAGGAATCTGGAGAGCAACTTTCCAAAATGGTAGATGATGCATGTATGTTGCTGGCGGATTACAATGGCAGGTTGGCAGCTGAGATAGATGATAGAAAACAGCTAACTCGAATGTTGTCGGACTTTCTCCGATGTCAAAAAGAATTCCTTGCAGAGAAAGAACATAAGCTGGAA CTTCTGTTGCAGGTGGTGGACATGGACCTATCTTCTAATGATGTCACCATCCATTAG